The window ATCAGAAACTTGTTTCCCTCTTGAAACTCAATTTGGGGAGGGAAAAGGGGGATACTACCTCCATGGTGCTTCATGAAGCTATCCTCCATGGATTTGAAATTCACAACCAGATCAATCTTGCCAAGTTGGTCAAGGATCTCCTGTGGCAAAAATTAAGAGTTCATGGCAGCATTAGTGTCAAGTTGTGATATCATCAATTCGGTTAATTCTTATGGGCTGCAAATATGCCCTGTGAAACACAATATCTCGACCAGCACTAACAcatctatatatacataaagTCTGTAAATAAATCCATAATTACATCCCTTTCATGTTGAACAATAACAATTTTTCTGGGAACCTAAAAACATTTAACTAATCTAACAAAGACAGGCACATTCAACGAATGAAATCTGCATGAAGTACATCAAAAGAAGGCAAGTTTCTCTGATAAAAGACTTACAGCCTGGATTCTTGAACAAGGAATTCCATCCAGTATAAACCCACTTTCACCTCGGGAATACCCATCTTCCAACCTCTTTGACAACAGCCGAAATAGTATACCCTCTGGAACAATTGCCCCGCAATTGATGGCATTTGCAATCTATTTTCAGAAGATGAAAAAACACATAGAGAAACATAAAGTGAGTGTGCTATTGCATCAGTTCCAAATCCAATAAAGGTTGattccacttcaaaaaaaaaatttctttttctggaAAAAATTTCCAAATGCATCTGTGAGTTCATCATagctttaatttaatttttttttttttttttttaaaagcacaGTAATTCCCATTATGCTAACATTCATTGAAGGTATGAAATCctcaaaaaatttacaattatataataatgataatgCAAACATGGAATAATTTCTTTAGAATATTCATAAATTAGAGAAACTAATTTTTCCAACTTGGTTCACTTATTCATTGTATCTTAAATTGCACAATGCATCTTTACATAAACAATTGTAAGTAATTTCACAGCCGATAACTCATAGCCTCGCAATTTTGCATAACTAAActtttggataattaatttggCATAATTAAACTAAACTAATTAGAATTGCATTATCTAGGAGCCAACTTGCAATCATTTCTTTAAAGCAcctttaacaacaacaacaaaattaggataaaaataataaataataatgaaacaAGTCgtgataatattaatattaatataaatctatcaCCCCaaagattttataatttttatgtaatttccCAGAAGAAATTATTCAAGAACacaaaaaatactttaaaaataacaagaaaaagGGCATTTGTGTAATTTAACAAGACATATTTTATCATTCTGATTTAGTTCGCCAATGATATTATTTACCGCGACTTTCAAATATACatttaaatgaccaaaataccctcagtCCCAAATCTAATTTACAGCTTCACacaaagaaacagagaaagaaagcaaaagaaatgTGAACTGAGAGGAGAGTAGACCTGTTTGTAGAGAGAAGAGCGAGGGTTGAGGTCTTGACAGACGAGGGTAGAAATGGAAATGTGAGGGACTTGAAGAAGCTTCGAGATCCTTCGAGCGAACGCGTGCCTTTTGCCGCTCGGGTTCCCTATGAAAGACCACTGGACCGGGTTGGTTGGAACAAAGGCCTCCGATTCCGACATTGGAATTGGACCGTAACGACGCGGCAGCTTGTGgttgtagtagtagtagttgGAGTCGGAGTCGGAGTCGGGTTGTGGCTGAGCTGCTGTGGCGGAGTTGGAGTAGAATCGGCTCACAAAGAAGTCAGTGAGTCGGCTGAGTAGCGACGGCGCCGCTGCCGTTATTGCCGCGGCTTTGGTGGCGCTGCTGCGGCGTAGTTCGATCATGGCgcgaaagtgagagagagaaagagagaatttgagaaataACGAAAAAGTGGAAATGAGTGATAGGTGTGAAAATGACCTTACTATTTTGGGATTTTTACATAAAATGCCATCGTTTCTTGGTTCTTGCGCGCCATTTCTTGTTggaaattccttttttttttttaaatggaaaaggttagaaataaaatatatttggaGAGCCTTCTTGTTCTTatcttatattattaatttattattcattaatctttttctctttttttttttttttgggtgaatatTATTCAATATTCATGAACTATAAATAAATGTtactttattataaaaaaaattaaatgaaggACGAAATGATTTCTTTTGATgactataaaaattttaaaaacaaaaggattattattattatttcatttgaGGGTAAATCATATTTCAATCTtgtattttattgatgattttttaaactaaatcaacgtacttttataaattttaaaacaaattaattttatagagAAGTTATTGATGTACCAATAGCTTAGCAAAAATGGGAGCTATTCAGAGTATTGATTTCCACTTTTTGTATGGAAAATGTGTTAGCTTTTGATAAAGTTGAGCATTCTtattgatgatgccgaaaaatcgTCAGTGAGCTACACGGCACTCACGTGCTTGAAACAACgcctgcacaacacaaaaagagaagacctcgcagagagcaccggtgtggtgccggccaaataccctccgaaggtcaagttagaacttctcacaactctaaagtgttagagagggtaaattatgcgtacatTGGTTggtgagggtattggggtttttatagtggtAGAGGGTTGACCTCTCCTTATTGGATTAGAAGtattttccttataggagtctcttTAGACGTATTTTTCGAGAtcatttccttgtaggagtctttttATTTAACACCAAGCGTGGGGCGCaagatatttctttatatatgcaaACGTGGAGACCAAGCAAGGCCACGTCAAGGTCGTCAGCTTTGCCTAccccctcgtcggggtcgtcagcttcgcctactccctcgtcggggtcgtcagcctcATTAGGGTCGttagcttcgcctactccctcgtcggggtcgtcagtttcgcctactccctcgtcggggtcgtcagcctcgttagggtcgtcaacttcgcctactcccttgttagggtcgtcagcctcgtcagggtcgtcagcttcgcctaccccctcgtcggggtcgtcagcttcgcctaatCCTTCGtcgaggtcgtcagcctcgtcagggtcgtcagcttcgcttACCCCCTCGtcgaggtcgtcagcctcgttaaggtcgtcagcttcgcctattcccttgttagggtcgtcagcctcgtcagggtcgtcagcttcgcctaccccctcgtcggggtcgtcagcttcgcctactctcTCGTCGAGGTTGTCAGCCTCGTCAAgttcgtcagcttcgcctaccccctcgtcggggtcgtcagcttcgcctactccctcgtcgaggtcgtcagcctcgttagggtcgtcagcttcgcctacccccTCGTCGAGGTCGTTAGCTTCGCCTACCCCCTCGTCgaggtcgtcagcttcgcctactcccttgttagggtcgtcagcctcgtcagggtcgtcagcttcgcctaccccctcgtcggggtcgtcagcttcgcctactcccttgtcgaggtcgtcagcctcgttagggtcgtcagcttcgcctaccccctcgtcgaggtcgtcagcctcgttaaggttgtcagcttcgcctactcccttgttagggtcgtcagcctcgtcagggtcgtcagcttcgcctactccctcgtcgaggtcgtcagcctcgtcagggtcgtcagcttcgcctaccccctcgtcggggtcgtcagcctcATTAGGGTCGTCAGCTGACACTACTCCCTTCAGCTTAGTAGTGTCAGCTTTCCATTTATGACAAGTTAACCCCGTCTTCCTAAAGCTATAGACGTCCTAAAGTTGTTCGACTGCCATTTATGACAAGTAAGGCCAACGGGTCTATTTTGAACGTCGCTTCATGATACTATATTCATGAATATTCACATTCACAATTTTACCCTTATCACTTATAATAGAATGGTTGTTTCTGATTAATATTATATGCTTGATTAAccagaaataaataaaaggaatgCTTAAACACAAAACGACATTATGTGCTGGCATTGTTTTCATACATCCCTCCTTTCCTTGTTTGTTTCATGTTCAAATCTTTCATTTGCTTGCTACTTGGAAGTAATACATGTGCTTATTATATATGAACATTATTTTCCTCTAAACCACACGATATcgctttatttaaatattttccaATGTCAACTTAGGTAAACAAATTTATGGTtcaattgaaatatattttttgagtatATAATTTCACTTAAATATTTTCCAATATCAACTTAAGTACAACAAATTTATGGTttaattgaaatatatttttaagtatataatttcattatggtttaattgaaat of the Quercus robur chromosome 10, dhQueRobu3.1, whole genome shotgun sequence genome contains:
- the LOC126703141 gene encoding probable adenylate kinase 7, mitochondrial gives rise to the protein MIELRRSSATKAAAITAAAPSLLSRLTDFFVSRFYSNSATAAQPQPDSDSDSNYYYYNHKLPRRYGPIPMSESEAFVPTNPVQWSFIGNPSGKRHAFARRISKLLQVPHISISTLVCQDLNPRSSLYKQIANAINCGAIVPEGILFRLLSKRLEDGYSRGESGFILDGIPCSRIQAEILDQLGKIDLVVNFKSMEDSFMKHHGGGTSRERIEQYAKQSKALEDYYRKQQKLLEFQVDSSPGANWPRLLAALHLKHIVAARTSHKFNTGIDRC